In the Rhizobium sp. CB3090 genome, one interval contains:
- a CDS encoding polysaccharide deacetylase family protein has product MNRFLLTSAFLLAAVPAAFAAEPAVKPVVWPQLPPKATASNVKLVEPHLHVNRAGKGAPRIALTFDACMGKTDPRILSTLVDHRIPATIFVTARWLRSNPETLAVFLAHPDIFELEDHGQNHIPAVDIPTMVYGIPAAGSPQAVAQEVKGGADAMIAAGIPQPHWFRGATAKYSLSAIAQIRGMGYRIAGYSVNGDSGSLLPAKMVEKQYASARDGDVIISHINQPTHAAGEGVAASILALKAKGVQFVRLQDIPEQGDDDTTN; this is encoded by the coding sequence ATGAACCGTTTTTTGCTGACGTCCGCATTCCTGCTCGCCGCCGTTCCAGCCGCTTTTGCCGCCGAGCCGGCGGTGAAGCCGGTCGTCTGGCCGCAGCTTCCGCCAAAGGCAACGGCTTCGAACGTAAAGCTGGTCGAACCGCATCTGCACGTCAATCGCGCGGGAAAAGGTGCGCCGCGCATCGCTTTGACCTTCGATGCCTGCATGGGCAAGACCGATCCGCGCATTCTCAGCACATTGGTCGATCATCGTATCCCGGCGACGATCTTCGTTACTGCCCGCTGGCTGCGCAGCAACCCCGAAACGCTTGCCGTCTTCCTCGCTCATCCCGACATTTTCGAACTTGAGGATCACGGTCAGAACCACATCCCGGCGGTCGACATTCCAACTATGGTCTATGGCATTCCGGCCGCCGGCTCGCCGCAGGCGGTCGCGCAGGAGGTCAAAGGCGGCGCCGATGCCATGATTGCCGCCGGCATTCCTCAGCCGCATTGGTTCCGGGGCGCGACAGCAAAATATAGCCTTTCGGCCATCGCTCAGATTCGTGGCATGGGCTATCGCATCGCCGGCTATTCCGTCAACGGCGACAGCGGCTCGCTGCTGCCGGCCAAGATGGTGGAAAAACAATACGCCTCCGCTAGGGATGGCGACGTCATCATCTCGCACATCAACCAGCCGACCCATGCCGCAGGCGAGGGTGTCGCCGCGAGTATCCTGGCGCTGAAGGCCAAGGGCGTGCAGTTCGTTCGCCTGCAGGATATCCCCGAGCAGGGGGACGACGACACGACCAACTGA
- a CDS encoding chaperone modulator CbpM: MNESEFRLRLEIDNAVLEVWIEQGWLAPETTGEGRSFREADLARGQLILDLINAMGVNEPGVDLVMDLVDQLHGLRGTLRDLTDAVCHQSLDVQEHVLSELYRLERQRRR; encoded by the coding sequence ATGAACGAGAGCGAATTTCGTTTGCGCCTCGAGATCGACAACGCGGTGCTGGAGGTCTGGATTGAACAGGGCTGGCTCGCTCCCGAAACAACCGGTGAAGGCCGGAGTTTCCGCGAAGCCGATTTGGCGCGCGGGCAGCTGATCCTGGACCTGATCAACGCGATGGGCGTCAACGAGCCCGGCGTCGATCTGGTCATGGATCTGGTGGATCAGCTTCATGGGCTGAGAGGGACGCTGCGCGACCTGACGGACGCCGTCTGTCACCAAAGTCTCGATGTGCAAGAGCATGTTCTCTCCGAGCTCTACCGGCTGGAACGGCAAAGACGGCGCTGA
- the bla gene encoding class A beta-lactamase, with protein MPTPLTRRRLLAGSALLFPALTFGPETLFAQNASANKSPDATAPAPDTSDTQNNSAAPDDSQDMEDEQGPDNSQLTDDADKQLADLEKKTGGRLGVSVLDTETNISLGYREAERFALCSTYKALAVGFVLARVDQGVEKLDRRVTYGKDVVVTYSPETEKHAGTDGMTIAQLCGAAITLSDNTAGNLLLDSFGGPAALTAWLRTTGDTETRLDRKEPDVNQAIKDDPRDTTTPDSMLDTIGLLTLGNTLSETSRDQLTNWLANNTTGNARLRAGLPNEWKVGDKTGTGQNGSYADVAVIWPPDRGPILVTAFVGEATASAKDIEAVFAEVGKIIAGMVGIK; from the coding sequence ATGCCCACACCGCTTACCCGCCGCCGCCTCTTGGCAGGCTCGGCGCTGCTTTTCCCCGCCCTGACATTTGGCCCCGAAACCCTCTTTGCGCAGAATGCCAGCGCCAACAAGAGCCCGGACGCAACAGCTCCTGCGCCCGACACGTCCGATACCCAGAATAATTCCGCGGCACCTGACGACAGTCAGGACATGGAAGACGAGCAGGGTCCCGACAATTCTCAGCTCACGGATGATGCTGACAAGCAATTGGCGGATCTGGAAAAGAAGACGGGCGGTCGCCTCGGTGTTTCGGTGCTGGATACCGAGACCAATATTTCGCTTGGGTACCGCGAAGCGGAGCGGTTTGCCTTGTGCAGCACCTATAAGGCGCTTGCGGTCGGTTTCGTTCTCGCCCGCGTCGATCAGGGGGTCGAAAAGCTCGACCGCCGCGTCACCTATGGCAAGGATGTTGTCGTCACCTATTCGCCGGAGACCGAAAAGCATGCCGGCACCGACGGCATGACGATTGCCCAACTCTGCGGTGCGGCAATCACGTTGAGCGACAACACTGCCGGCAATCTGCTGCTTGACAGCTTCGGCGGTCCGGCGGCGCTGACCGCATGGCTGCGTACGACCGGCGACACCGAAACCCGGCTTGATCGCAAGGAGCCCGACGTCAATCAGGCAATCAAGGACGACCCTCGCGACACCACGACGCCGGATTCCATGCTGGATACGATCGGTCTTCTGACGCTCGGCAACACGCTCTCCGAAACCTCGCGCGATCAATTGACGAACTGGCTGGCCAACAACACCACTGGCAATGCCCGCCTGCGCGCCGGCTTGCCGAACGAATGGAAGGTTGGCGACAAGACCGGTACCGGTCAGAACGGCTCTTATGCGGACGTCGCTGTCATCTGGCCTCCCGACCGCGGCCCGATCCTCGTCACTGCCTTTGTCGGTGAAGCAACCGCATCTGCAAAGGATATCGAAGCCGTCTTCGCCGAAGTCGGAAAGATCATTGCGGGCATGGTGGGGATAAAATAA
- a CDS encoding S9 family peptidase: MSAFKNLPTPPAAAKKSVTDTRHGISRSDDYAWLRADNWQAMFKDTSILDPEIRAHLEAENTYMNAAMADTKELQKALFAEMKGRIKEDDSSVPVKDGPYAYGTLYVTGGEQPHYFREARNGGERKLLLNGDKENEGKSYFRLSGIDHSTDHSHGIWGYDDKGSEYFTLKVRNLETGEDLADVIENTGGGGVWAPDGKSFFYTLQDENHRPSKIFHHIVGTPQSEDRLVYEEEDSGFFMGVGGSLLDDYIFIDIHDHETSEYRIIPTSDLLAEPKLVAARDTGIEYEMAEGGDVFYILTNDGDAKDFKIMETPVDKPAKENWRDVVAHKPGTLILNHMAYARHLIWLERKDGLPRIIVRDRRSGEEHAIAFDEEAYSLGLQGAAEYDTDVIRFSYSSMTTPSQLYDYNMVTRERTLLKTQEVPSGHNPDDYVTRRVFAPAWDGEQVPVTLLYRKDTPLDGSAPCLLYGYGAYGITIPAGFNTNCLSLADRGFIYAIAHIRGGKDKGFAWYEDGKMDKKTNTFKDFIAAADYLNQEKFTSYAKIIAEGGSAGGMLMGAVANMAPEKFAGIIAAVPFVDVLNTMLDDTLPLTPPEWPEWGNPIDSKEEYEQIAAYSPYDNVGEKPYPPILALGGLTDPRVTYWEPAKWVAKLRDKTTGDAPILLKTNMDAGHGGASGRFQRLEEIAFEYGFAIKVAGKI; encoded by the coding sequence GTGTCTGCATTCAAGAACCTTCCCACCCCGCCCGCCGCTGCAAAAAAATCAGTCACGGATACGCGCCACGGCATCAGCCGCAGCGACGATTACGCTTGGCTGCGCGCCGACAATTGGCAGGCGATGTTCAAGGACACATCGATCCTCGATCCCGAAATCCGCGCGCATCTAGAGGCTGAGAACACCTATATGAACGCGGCCATGGCGGATACGAAAGAGCTGCAGAAAGCGCTCTTTGCCGAAATGAAAGGCCGCATCAAGGAAGACGACAGCTCCGTACCGGTCAAGGACGGGCCCTATGCCTACGGCACGCTCTATGTCACCGGCGGCGAGCAGCCGCACTACTTCCGCGAGGCGCGCAATGGCGGCGAGCGCAAGCTCCTTCTCAATGGCGACAAGGAAAACGAGGGAAAATCCTATTTCCGCCTCTCCGGCATCGATCATTCCACGGATCATAGCCATGGCATCTGGGGCTATGATGACAAGGGCTCGGAATATTTCACGCTGAAGGTCCGCAATCTGGAAACCGGCGAAGACCTCGCCGACGTGATCGAGAATACCGGCGGCGGCGGCGTCTGGGCACCTGACGGCAAGAGTTTCTTCTATACGCTGCAGGACGAGAACCATCGTCCTTCGAAAATCTTCCATCACATCGTCGGCACACCGCAATCGGAAGACCGACTGGTCTATGAAGAGGAGGATTCCGGTTTCTTCATGGGTGTCGGCGGCTCATTGCTCGACGACTACATTTTCATCGACATCCATGATCACGAGACCAGCGAGTATCGCATCATTCCGACCTCGGATCTCTTGGCCGAGCCGAAGCTGGTGGCCGCGCGCGACACCGGCATCGAGTATGAAATGGCGGAAGGCGGCGATGTCTTCTACATCCTCACCAATGATGGCGATGCCAAGGATTTCAAGATCATGGAAACGCCGGTCGACAAACCGGCCAAAGAAAACTGGCGCGATGTCGTGGCCCACAAGCCCGGTACCTTGATCCTCAATCACATGGCCTATGCCCGTCATCTCATCTGGCTGGAACGCAAGGACGGCCTGCCGCGGATCATCGTCCGCGATCGCCGCAGCGGCGAAGAACATGCCATCGCCTTCGATGAGGAAGCCTATTCACTTGGTTTGCAAGGCGCGGCCGAATACGACACCGACGTCATTCGCTTCTCCTATTCCTCCATGACGACGCCGAGCCAGCTCTATGATTACAACATGGTGACGCGCGAGCGCACCTTGCTGAAGACGCAGGAGGTTCCGTCAGGCCACAATCCGGACGACTATGTCACCCGCCGCGTCTTCGCTCCCGCCTGGGACGGCGAACAGGTGCCGGTGACCCTGCTCTATCGCAAGGATACGCCGCTCGACGGTTCCGCGCCTTGCCTGCTCTACGGCTATGGCGCCTACGGCATCACCATTCCCGCCGGCTTCAACACCAATTGCCTGTCGCTCGCCGACCGTGGCTTCATCTATGCCATTGCTCATATCCGCGGCGGCAAGGATAAGGGCTTTGCCTGGTATGAAGACGGCAAGATGGACAAGAAGACCAATACCTTCAAGGACTTCATCGCCGCAGCCGATTATCTGAATCAGGAGAAGTTCACCTCCTACGCGAAGATCATCGCCGAGGGCGGCTCGGCTGGCGGCATGCTGATGGGTGCCGTCGCCAACATGGCGCCGGAGAAATTCGCCGGCATCATCGCCGCCGTACCCTTCGTCGATGTGCTCAACACCATGCTCGACGACACGCTGCCGCTGACGCCGCCGGAATGGCCGGAATGGGGCAATCCGATCGACAGCAAGGAAGAGTACGAGCAGATCGCCGCCTACAGCCCTTATGACAACGTCGGCGAGAAGCCTTACCCGCCAATTCTGGCGCTCGGCGGCCTTACCGATCCGCGCGTCACCTATTGGGAACCGGCGAAGTGGGTTGCCAAGCTGCGTGACAAAACCACGGGCGATGCGCCGATCCTTCTGAAAACCAACATGGATGCCGGCCATGGCGGCGCATCGGGTCGCTTCCAGCGCCTGGAAGAAATCGCCTTCGAATATGGCTTCGCCATCAAGGTCGCTGGGAAGATCTAG
- a CDS encoding DUF1697 domain-containing protein yields MSVYVALLRAVNVGGTGALPMAELKALCEEIGFTDVKTYIQSGNVLFRSDRDEATVQKDLEGALAHKMGKSPGVLLRSRRELQAIADSSPFPHAKPNYLLVNFLPEPAPADVLEKLLAPGGEEVHVANKEIYVHYPDGSGRSKLKLPALKAGTSRNLNTVRKLAEMAREMEAD; encoded by the coding sequence ATGTCGGTCTATGTCGCTTTGCTGCGTGCCGTCAATGTCGGCGGCACCGGCGCGTTGCCGATGGCGGAGCTGAAAGCGCTTTGCGAGGAGATCGGCTTTACCGACGTGAAGACCTATATCCAAAGCGGCAACGTACTCTTCCGTTCGGACAGGGACGAGGCGACCGTGCAGAAGGACCTGGAAGGGGCGCTAGCGCATAAAATGGGCAAATCGCCGGGCGTGCTCCTGCGCAGCCGCCGGGAGCTGCAGGCCATCGCGGACAGTTCGCCCTTCCCGCACGCCAAACCGAACTATCTGCTCGTCAACTTCCTTCCAGAACCCGCACCTGCCGATGTTCTGGAAAAGCTGCTGGCACCTGGCGGCGAAGAAGTGCATGTCGCGAACAAAGAAATCTACGTCCACTACCCCGATGGCTCCGGACGCTCGAAACTGAAGCTGCCGGCGCTGAAGGCGGGGACATCGCGGAATCTCAATACGGTGAGGAAGTTGGCGGAGATGGCGCGGGAGATGGAGGCGGATTAA
- a CDS encoding AI-2E family transporter gives MDIANGIRKQARRLAAASESRSSAWVDALRADTERLDNGSSAKRVEKDGLDIASGWAIIGIFLVLALAGVYMMSIILIPVTLAVVVGMILGLAAERLSKLGVPRILNAVLLSSAVALVIFLIINSLAGPLATLAQEGPDVFQRTVDRLMPYLERIKWLHITPQTFESGPISMNVLLENSANVLHILANSLTPAIVQGLLFFAALLLFLAGRISLRKTIIMTFTTRTSRLTAIRIINGVEQVLGFYFATAALIYAGLGVIMTVIAYVGGMSAPILWGIFAFLSSFVPFVGITTITTALAIAGIITHDDIIFGLAPAVAFFSVHLTVENLVFPSVMGRQWELNPFIVFLAIIFWTWMWGAVGAMLALPLSLIVMTVVNELFLDEKVQPQLPE, from the coding sequence ATGGATATCGCCAACGGCATACGCAAACAGGCGCGCAGACTGGCGGCGGCGAGCGAAAGCCGTTCCAGCGCCTGGGTGGATGCATTAAGGGCAGACACCGAGCGGTTGGACAATGGCTCATCCGCAAAACGCGTCGAGAAGGACGGGCTCGATATCGCCTCGGGCTGGGCGATCATCGGCATCTTTCTGGTATTGGCGCTCGCCGGCGTCTACATGATGTCGATCATCCTCATTCCCGTGACGCTGGCCGTCGTCGTCGGCATGATCCTGGGGCTGGCTGCAGAAAGACTGAGCAAGCTCGGCGTGCCGCGCATCCTCAACGCCGTTCTGTTGTCGTCGGCGGTAGCGCTGGTCATCTTCCTGATTATCAACTCACTCGCAGGCCCGTTGGCGACGCTCGCCCAGGAGGGGCCTGACGTTTTCCAACGCACAGTAGATCGGCTGATGCCTTATCTCGAACGGATCAAATGGTTGCACATTACGCCTCAAACCTTCGAAAGCGGGCCAATATCGATGAATGTGCTGCTCGAAAACAGCGCCAACGTCCTGCATATCCTCGCCAACAGCCTCACGCCTGCCATCGTCCAGGGCCTGCTCTTTTTTGCGGCGCTGCTGCTGTTCCTCGCAGGCCGCATCAGCCTGCGCAAGACGATCATCATGACCTTCACCACCAGGACATCACGGCTGACGGCGATCCGCATCATCAATGGGGTGGAGCAGGTGCTCGGGTTCTACTTTGCGACGGCCGCGCTGATTTATGCAGGCCTCGGCGTCATCATGACGGTTATCGCCTATGTCGGCGGCATGAGCGCGCCGATTCTCTGGGGCATCTTTGCTTTCCTCTCCAGCTTCGTTCCGTTCGTCGGCATTACGACGATAACGACCGCGCTGGCGATCGCCGGCATCATTACCCATGACGATATCATCTTCGGTCTTGCCCCCGCTGTCGCCTTCTTCTCCGTTCATCTCACCGTGGAAAATCTGGTTTTTCCATCGGTTATGGGCCGGCAATGGGAACTCAATCCCTTCATCGTCTTCCTTGCCATCATTTTCTGGACCTGGATGTGGGGCGCGGTCGGCGCGATGCTTGCCCTGCCGCTGTCGCTGATCGTCATGACCGTGGTCAACGAGTTGTTCCTGGACGAAAAGGTGCAGCCGCAACTGCCGGAGTGA
- a CDS encoding type II toxin-antitoxin system RelE/ParE family toxin, translated as MERFAVEYRPEAVENLLDIAAYVFERSQNIKTSEGYLDRIYRRCEKIGDAPFGGVARDDLGLGIRLAVFERSIVILYMVEGSTVWITNIFSGSRDYETLLSDR; from the coding sequence ATGGAGCGATTTGCGGTCGAATACCGTCCAGAAGCCGTTGAAAACCTCCTCGACATCGCCGCTTATGTGTTCGAGCGAAGCCAAAATATCAAGACGAGTGAAGGATATCTCGATCGCATCTACAGGCGCTGCGAGAAAATCGGCGATGCTCCGTTTGGTGGGGTTGCTCGAGATGACTTGGGGCTTGGTATTCGCTTAGCCGTCTTCGAGAGGAGCATCGTTATTCTCTACATGGTCGAAGGCAGCACGGTCTGGATCACCAATATCTTTTCCGGCAGCCGAGACTATGAAACGCTTTTATCGGATCGTTAA
- a CDS encoding type II toxin-antitoxin system ParD family antitoxin, with amino-acid sequence MNEKLSISLPSEMVAAIKSRVDAGAYASTSEVLRAAVRVWLREEEEYQERIAAIRQKVKASLDDPRPNLSGHEVKQRLDAFFDKRR; translated from the coding sequence ATGAACGAGAAACTGAGCATCTCGCTTCCTAGTGAAATGGTCGCGGCCATCAAGAGCCGCGTCGACGCCGGAGCTTACGCTTCCACGAGTGAGGTTCTACGTGCTGCTGTCCGCGTATGGCTGCGGGAGGAAGAGGAATACCAGGAACGGATCGCGGCAATCCGGCAGAAGGTCAAGGCATCTTTGGATGATCCGAGGCCGAATTTAAGCGGACACGAAGTCAAGCAGCGTCTCGATGCGTTTTTTGACAAGCGTCGCTAA
- a CDS encoding VOC family protein yields MTETAPSYALTRPAYVGHSHLVVTDLALVSRFYQGMLGLKVIEKTANGEVLGVAGQPLLTLTADRAAKRAPQTAAGLFHTAFLLPDRIELARWLRHAAHNGVALEGASDHIVSEAIYLSDPEGNGIEIYADRPHEQWKFHSDGTVEMATLRLDLQKLYESAPQDRWDGMAEGTAIGHIHLQVGDVAEANAFYRDVLGMQVMAARYPGATFLATGGYHHHLGANTWNSRGAGVRSEDMTGLSDYTLRFNDKDALDKAVAALDVHQIKTEKRDGGISLRDPWGIGLNLIA; encoded by the coding sequence ATGACCGAAACCGCCCCCTCCTATGCACTGACCCGCCCCGCCTATGTCGGCCATTCGCACCTTGTCGTCACCGACCTTGCGCTGGTGTCACGCTTCTATCAAGGCATGCTGGGCCTGAAGGTCATTGAAAAGACAGCCAACGGTGAGGTGCTGGGCGTTGCCGGTCAGCCGCTTTTGACTCTTACGGCCGATCGCGCGGCCAAACGAGCGCCGCAAACGGCCGCTGGCCTGTTCCATACCGCCTTTCTGCTGCCCGATCGCATCGAGCTTGCTCGTTGGCTGCGCCACGCGGCACATAACGGCGTCGCCCTCGAAGGCGCATCCGACCATATCGTCAGCGAGGCGATCTATCTTTCCGATCCCGAGGGAAACGGCATCGAGATCTATGCAGACCGGCCGCACGAGCAATGGAAATTCCACAGCGACGGGACCGTCGAAATGGCGACGCTGCGCCTCGATTTGCAGAAGCTTTACGAAAGCGCGCCGCAGGATCGTTGGGACGGCATGGCCGAGGGTACGGCGATCGGTCATATCCATTTGCAGGTCGGCGACGTCGCGGAGGCGAATGCCTTCTATCGCGACGTGCTGGGAATGCAGGTGATGGCGGCGCGCTATCCCGGTGCGACCTTCCTCGCAACTGGCGGCTATCACCATCATCTCGGGGCCAATACCTGGAACAGCCGCGGCGCCGGCGTCCGGTCCGAAGATATGACCGGCCTTTCCGACTACACTTTGCGTTTTAACGACAAGGACGCGCTCGACAAGGCAGTCGCCGCGCTCGATGTCCATCAGATCAAGACGGAAAAGCGCGACGGCGGCATTTCGCTGCGTGACCCCTGGGGCATCGGGCTGAATTTGATCGCCTGA
- a CDS encoding DUF930 domain-containing protein encodes MLKFFAILIPLTAIATSAFAVDATMKKELEKLDPSERMEQTCDAEAMKRIRTENTGFNPDKVIAYTFSDPDMSPDSMNAPGAVFRSKGDWYHLSYKCTTGPQHIDVRDLSYEIGEKVPRDSWPKYYLYD; translated from the coding sequence ATGCTGAAATTCTTCGCCATTCTCATCCCGTTGACAGCCATCGCGACATCCGCTTTTGCCGTGGATGCGACCATGAAGAAGGAATTGGAAAAGCTCGATCCCTCCGAGCGGATGGAACAGACCTGCGATGCCGAGGCAATGAAACGGATTCGCACCGAGAATACCGGGTTCAATCCCGATAAGGTTATCGCCTATACGTTCAGCGACCCTGATATGTCCCCGGATTCGATGAATGCTCCCGGCGCGGTCTTTCGCAGCAAGGGAGACTGGTATCATCTCTCCTATAAGTGCACGACAGGCCCGCAGCATATTGACGTGCGCGATCTGAGCTACGAAATCGGCGAGAAGGTGCCGCGCGATAGCTGGCCGAAATACTATCTCTACGATTGA
- a CDS encoding DnaJ C-terminal domain-containing protein: protein MSRDPYDILGVKRDAPQKDIQSAYRKLAKKLHPDLNPGDKQAEDKFKEISAAYGILGDEEKRARFDRGEIDNTGAEQPPRSYYRDYATSEGQRGPYRNTGGFADFGDADDILSSFFSRRSRGQSGMQGQDRHYSMEVDFLDAINGAKKQISLPHGPALDVQIPPGTRDGQTLRLRGKGDPGFGGGASGDALIEVHVRPHRFFVRDGNDIRLEVPISLAEAVLGGKIRVPTPSGPVTVTLQPNSNTGKVLRLKGKGVPVHGKDSGDAYVSLKIVLPDAPDAELTAFVSEWQAGKTYDPRKTMGG, encoded by the coding sequence ATGAGCCGTGATCCCTACGATATTCTGGGCGTAAAGCGGGACGCCCCCCAAAAAGACATTCAGAGCGCCTATCGCAAGCTTGCGAAAAAGCTGCATCCCGATCTGAACCCCGGCGACAAACAAGCCGAGGATAAATTCAAGGAAATTTCCGCGGCCTACGGTATCCTGGGCGACGAGGAAAAGCGCGCACGCTTCGACCGCGGCGAGATCGACAACACCGGTGCAGAGCAACCGCCACGCAGCTATTATCGCGACTACGCGACGAGCGAGGGCCAGCGCGGCCCTTACCGCAACACGGGCGGTTTCGCTGATTTCGGCGATGCCGACGATATACTTTCCAGCTTCTTTTCACGTCGCAGCCGAGGCCAATCCGGAATGCAGGGTCAGGATCGCCACTATTCCATGGAGGTCGACTTTCTCGACGCCATCAACGGCGCGAAAAAGCAGATCAGCCTACCGCACGGACCGGCGCTCGACGTGCAGATACCGCCGGGCACCCGCGACGGGCAGACGCTGCGCCTGCGTGGCAAGGGCGATCCGGGGTTTGGTGGCGGCGCATCCGGGGATGCGCTGATCGAGGTGCATGTGCGCCCGCACCGCTTCTTCGTTCGCGATGGCAACGATATCCGACTTGAAGTGCCGATTTCGCTTGCGGAGGCGGTGCTCGGCGGCAAAATCCGCGTGCCCACACCTTCCGGTCCGGTCACGGTTACCCTTCAACCGAACTCCAACACCGGCAAGGTTTTGCGGCTGAAGGGCAAAGGTGTGCCGGTGCATGGCAAGGACAGCGGCGATGCCTATGTCTCGTTGAAGATCGTCTTGCCGGATGCGCCGGACGCAGAGCTTACGGCCTTCGTTTCCGAATGGCAGGCCGGCAAGACGTATGATCCCAGAAAGACCATGGGAGGCTGA
- a CDS encoding protein adenylyltransferase SelO, translating to MSSSPHDNSVLQAPPALFDNSYARLPPQFFAEQAPTPVAAPQLIKFNAALARELGLDAEALERDGAAIFSGNKLLPGSEPIAMAYAGHQFGGFVPQLGDGRAILLGEIIDRSGKRRDIQLKGAGQTRFSRRGDGRAALGPVLREYIVSEAMHALGIPTTRALAAVSTGEPVYRERVLPGAVFTRVAASHIRVGTFQFFAARGDTDSVRILADYVIDRHYPEIKDRQNRYLTLLEAVSDRQAALIARWLHVGFIHGVMNTDNMTISGETIDYGPCAFMDHYNAATVFSSIDQQGRYAYANQPGIGQWNIARLGETLLPLIDPSEDVAVDLANAVLKAYGERFQTPWLAGMRAKIGLVAEEDGDLDLIQALLALMQQQEADFTLAFRRLAALAESEANETAFAASFKDPESTKPWLARWRERLSRDPQAPAERAQAMRSVNPAFIPRNHRIEQAIEAAIEDGDFSLFEALLTVLAKPYEDQPAFAPYAEPPQPAERVLQTFCGT from the coding sequence ATGAGCTCTTCTCCGCATGACAATTCGGTGCTTCAGGCACCGCCGGCCCTGTTCGACAACAGTTATGCACGCCTGCCGCCGCAATTTTTCGCGGAGCAGGCGCCGACGCCGGTCGCGGCGCCACAGTTGATCAAGTTCAACGCAGCACTGGCCCGTGAACTCGGGCTCGATGCGGAGGCGCTGGAACGGGATGGAGCGGCGATCTTCTCGGGCAATAAGCTGCTGCCGGGTTCCGAGCCCATCGCGATGGCCTATGCCGGTCACCAGTTCGGCGGCTTCGTGCCGCAGCTCGGGGATGGACGGGCGATCCTGCTCGGCGAAATCATCGACCGCAGCGGCAAGCGTCGCGATATTCAGCTCAAGGGCGCCGGACAAACACGGTTTTCACGGCGCGGCGATGGCCGGGCGGCTCTCGGGCCGGTCCTGCGCGAATACATCGTCAGTGAAGCCATGCACGCCCTCGGCATTCCGACAACGCGGGCACTGGCGGCGGTTAGTACCGGCGAACCCGTTTATCGTGAGAGAGTGCTGCCTGGCGCGGTCTTCACCCGCGTCGCAGCAAGCCATATCCGTGTCGGCACATTCCAGTTCTTCGCGGCCCGCGGCGATACAGACAGTGTGCGCATCCTCGCCGACTATGTCATCGACCGGCATTATCCTGAAATCAAGGACCGACAAAACCGCTATCTTACCCTGTTGGAGGCCGTATCCGATCGACAGGCCGCCTTGATCGCCCGCTGGCTGCATGTCGGCTTCATCCATGGCGTGATGAATACCGACAATATGACCATTTCCGGCGAGACGATCGACTACGGTCCCTGCGCCTTCATGGACCACTATAATGCGGCAACCGTCTTTTCTTCGATCGATCAGCAGGGCCGTTACGCCTATGCCAACCAGCCCGGCATCGGCCAATGGAATATCGCCCGGCTCGGTGAAACGCTGCTGCCGTTGATCGATCCGTCGGAGGACGTGGCCGTCGACCTGGCAAATGCGGTGCTCAAGGCCTATGGCGAGCGTTTCCAAACGCCTTGGCTTGCCGGCATGCGCGCCAAGATCGGCCTTGTAGCCGAGGAAGACGGCGATCTCGATCTGATCCAGGCGCTGCTGGCGCTGATGCAGCAGCAGGAGGCGGATTTCACCTTGGCGTTCCGGCGGCTTGCAGCGCTTGCCGAGAGCGAAGCCAATGAAACGGCTTTTGCAGCTTCCTTCAAGGATCCGGAATCGACCAAGCCGTGGCTCGCACGCTGGCGCGAGCGGCTGAGCCGCGATCCGCAAGCACCGGCCGAACGAGCGCAGGCGATGCGAAGCGTGAACCCGGCATTCATCCCACGCAACCACCGAATCGAACAGGCGATCGAAGCTGCGATCGAGGATGGGGATTTTTCACTGTTCGAGGCGCTACTGACGGTGCTCGCAAAGCCCTATGAGGACCAACCCGCCTTCGCGCCCTATGCCGAACCGCCGCAGCCGGCGGAACGAGTGCTGCAAACATTCTGCGGAACGTAA